Proteins from a genomic interval of Actinomycetota bacterium:
- a CDS encoding Lrp/AsnC ligand binding domain-containing protein, which produces MASAYIFIKVQAGKIRDAVQEISKIEGVKSVHACWGQPGDLIAFVEAPDHKALADLVLAKIHGIDGVTETNTRIVVEV; this is translated from the coding sequence ATGGCTTCAGCATATATCTTCATCAAAGTTCAGGCGGGTAAAATAAGGGATGCAGTCCAGGAGATTTCCAAAATTGAGGGGGTAAAGTCCGTACACGCTTGTTGGGGTCAACCGGGAGACCTCATCGCTTTCGTCGAAGCACCGGATCATAAAGCTTTAGCCGATTTGGTGCTCGCGAAAATACATGGTATCGATGGGGTCACGGAGACCAATACACGCATAGTTGTGGAAGTTTAA
- the dprA gene encoding DNA-processing protein DprA, with translation MSDKKFWLGLKLIPELDRRLNQAIECFGSPQHVWEATPKDLIEKLGTLPDVAQKIVTARNKINLDTEFQRLESEGIELLTPSDSHYPMLLREIHSPPILFTKGDLIKRYSQAVAIVGARRASSCGKTIAEELAEELSKLGITIISGLARGIDSHAHLGALKGEGGTIGVLGCGLDIVYPPENRELYRKISDEGSLISEQPLDTPPFAQNFPARNRIISGLSLGVIIVEAGEKSGALITADFALEQGREVMVVPGNIKNPLTRGCHGLLKQGACLVEKVEDVMEALNLDVKLNSDSKTSSPNLSPAEKMILDKLDWEPKHLEELVKEVNLDISQVLGLLTTLELKGFVRQDFGKKISRI, from the coding sequence TTGTCGGACAAGAAGTTTTGGCTGGGATTAAAGCTTATACCAGAGCTTGATAGGAGACTGAATCAAGCCATCGAATGTTTCGGCTCCCCGCAGCATGTTTGGGAGGCAACCCCGAAGGATTTAATCGAAAAACTCGGAACATTACCCGATGTGGCTCAAAAGATTGTGACTGCGAGGAACAAGATAAATCTTGATACCGAATTTCAGAGGCTTGAATCGGAGGGTATTGAACTTTTAACTCCCTCCGATTCCCATTATCCAATGCTTCTTAGGGAAATTCATAGCCCCCCAATCCTCTTCACCAAAGGAGATTTAATAAAGAGGTACTCTCAAGCCGTTGCCATCGTGGGAGCCAGACGTGCCAGCTCTTGTGGTAAAACCATAGCTGAAGAACTGGCCGAGGAGCTTTCCAAACTGGGCATTACCATTATCAGTGGGTTGGCCAGGGGAATAGACAGCCACGCCCATTTGGGTGCCCTAAAGGGAGAGGGCGGGACAATAGGAGTCCTTGGTTGTGGACTGGATATAGTTTATCCGCCCGAAAATAGAGAATTATATCGGAAGATCAGCGATGAAGGAAGCCTTATCTCAGAACAACCCCTGGATACACCACCTTTTGCTCAAAACTTCCCCGCGAGAAACCGGATTATCAGCGGACTTTCCCTGGGTGTAATAATCGTGGAAGCGGGTGAGAAAAGTGGTGCTCTTATTACCGCGGATTTTGCCTTGGAACAGGGACGGGAAGTAATGGTGGTCCCCGGGAATATAAAAAATCCCTTAACTCGAGGTTGCCATGGATTGTTAAAACAGGGGGCATGTTTAGTAGAAAAGGTGGAGGATGTTATGGAGGCCCTTAATCTGGATGTGAAACTCAACAGTGACTCAAAAACCTCTTCTCCTAATTTGTCCCCGGCAGAAAAAATGATCTTGGATAAACTCGATTGGGAACCAAAACATCTTGAAGAACTGGTCAAAGAGGTAAATCTGGATATATCGCAGGTCTTGGGTTTGCTTACTACTTTGGAATTGAAAGGGTTTGTGAGACAGGATTTTGGCAAAAAAATCTCAAGAATTTAA
- a CDS encoding tyrosine recombinase XerC: MKKMEKIVEKEDDKLQEFLKYLSAERNMSPHTLRAYTKDIKQFLNYLQRAGKMWNSVDHIILRRYLAYLHTLNYNRTTIARKLASIRSFFKYLQRERFLNTNPAALLSSPKLEKKLPKVLRIDVVKELLSTPDHSTLGQRDKAILETLYATGIRVSELVGLNINAVNFARQEIKVWGKGGKERIVPIHKIALDAIAEYLTKGYKELVRRSTKRDRAYRQARLPVGQAMSADREAGKALFLNSGGNRLSAVSVRRILNKYIRQMGMSSSISPHVLRHTFATHLLEAGADLRTVQELLGHVDLSSTQVYTHLSRRSLKETYMRTHPRAISRD, from the coding sequence ATGAAGAAGATGGAAAAAATCGTGGAAAAAGAGGATGATAAACTGCAAGAGTTCCTGAAATACCTTTCGGCGGAGCGAAATATGTCTCCTCATACCTTGAGGGCCTACACGAAGGATATAAAACAATTCTTGAATTACCTGCAAAGAGCGGGCAAAATGTGGAATTCAGTCGATCATATAATTTTAAGGCGTTACCTTGCCTACCTTCACACACTGAACTACAACCGGACAACGATCGCTCGAAAACTGGCTTCCATTCGCTCATTCTTTAAATATTTGCAACGAGAGAGATTCTTAAACACAAACCCAGCTGCTCTACTTTCTTCCCCCAAATTGGAAAAGAAACTCCCCAAGGTGTTGAGGATCGATGTGGTAAAAGAGCTTCTTTCCACACCTGATCATTCCACCTTAGGTCAAAGGGATAAAGCAATTTTGGAGACTCTCTATGCAACGGGCATCAGAGTGAGTGAGCTCGTTGGGTTGAATATCAATGCCGTGAATTTCGCTCGCCAGGAGATTAAGGTTTGGGGTAAAGGTGGCAAAGAGAGGATCGTGCCCATCCACAAGATAGCTCTTGATGCCATCGCAGAGTACCTCACCAAAGGGTACAAGGAGCTCGTCCGTCGCAGTACAAAAAGGGACCGTGCCTACCGGCAGGCTCGCCTACCAGTAGGGCAAGCCATGTCCGCCGACAGGGAGGCAGGAAAAGCCCTATTTTTGAACAGTGGAGGCAACAGGCTTTCGGCAGTTTCGGTGCGAAGGATACTCAATAAATATATAAGACAGATGGGTATGAGCTCGTCCATAAGCCCCCACGTCCTTAGACACACCTTTGCCACACACCTCCTGGAAGCCGGAGCTGATTTAAGAACGGTCCAGGAGCTCCTGGGACATGTTGATTTATCATCCACGCAAGTTTATACTCATCTCAGCAGGAGGAGCCTTAAGGAGACATATATGAGAACCCACCCAAGAGCCATTAGTCGGGATTGA
- a CDS encoding YifB family Mg chelatase-like AAA ATPase has product MLARIESASVLGMDAFKIEVEVDISLGLPAFNIVGLPDATIQESKERVRSGISNSEYEFPLKRITINLAPADIRKEGPSFDLPIALGILLATKQVSPLKIHDYTIIGELSLTGEVRRISGVLPIALCAKRQGKRGIIAPKGNVSEAALVENLEVIPVSSLKEVVDFFNDKISIPPVTEDLRDLFSHSQEYDVDFSEVKGQEHAKRALEIAAAGGHNVLMIGPPGSGKTMLARRVPTILPDMTLDEAIEVTKLYSVAGMLSTIPLISTRPFRAPHHTISNAGLVGGGQYPRPGEISLSHHGVLFLDEFPEFNKNALQVLRQPIEDGHVTISRAMTSLTYPARFILIAAMNPCPCGYLGDKSKECICTPAKIQQYRGKISGPLLDRIDIHVDVPQLTKHELTLESPGECSKTIKKRVQRAREHQRKRFSRCKISCNSQMKPRHLKEFCQLSDSAFHLLENAIDKLGLSARAYDRVLKVARTIADLAEREKIELEHIAEAVQYRSLDRNFMM; this is encoded by the coding sequence ATGCTAGCAAGGATTGAAAGTGCTTCAGTTCTGGGAATGGATGCTTTTAAAATTGAAGTAGAGGTCGATATATCACTTGGTCTCCCCGCCTTTAACATAGTAGGTCTTCCAGATGCCACCATCCAAGAGTCTAAAGAGCGAGTCAGATCGGGAATCTCAAACTCCGAGTACGAATTTCCACTGAAGAGGATAACCATCAATTTAGCTCCCGCCGATATACGAAAGGAGGGTCCCTCCTTCGATCTTCCCATAGCTTTGGGAATACTCCTAGCCACCAAGCAGGTATCGCCACTTAAAATCCATGATTACACCATCATTGGCGAGCTCTCTTTAACTGGCGAAGTGAGGCGAATAAGTGGAGTCCTACCCATAGCCCTTTGTGCCAAACGCCAGGGGAAAAGGGGCATCATAGCTCCAAAGGGAAATGTCTCCGAAGCCGCGCTAGTGGAAAATTTAGAAGTGATACCGGTATCCAGCCTCAAAGAAGTCGTGGATTTCTTCAATGACAAGATAAGCATTCCCCCGGTAACCGAAGATCTCCGCGATCTTTTCTCACATTCTCAAGAATACGACGTAGACTTTTCAGAGGTAAAAGGGCAGGAACATGCGAAAAGAGCCTTGGAGATAGCCGCAGCTGGAGGTCACAACGTGCTTATGATCGGTCCCCCGGGCTCGGGTAAGACGATGTTGGCAAGAAGAGTCCCAACCATTCTGCCAGATATGACTCTTGATGAAGCCATTGAGGTTACCAAATTATATAGCGTAGCCGGGATGCTATCCACTATACCACTCATCTCCACCAGACCCTTCAGGGCTCCCCATCACACTATATCTAATGCGGGATTGGTCGGCGGGGGGCAGTATCCGCGACCCGGTGAAATATCCCTGAGCCACCATGGAGTATTATTCCTGGATGAATTCCCGGAGTTTAACAAGAATGCTCTGCAGGTTCTCCGCCAGCCCATCGAGGATGGTCATGTGACCATCTCCAGAGCTATGACTTCTTTAACCTATCCGGCAAGATTTATCCTCATTGCAGCGATGAATCCATGTCCCTGCGGTTACCTTGGAGATAAATCAAAGGAATGCATCTGTACCCCAGCCAAAATCCAGCAGTATAGGGGAAAGATATCTGGACCGCTCTTGGATAGAATCGATATTCATGTAGATGTCCCCCAATTGACTAAGCATGAACTGACGCTGGAGAGTCCCGGAGAATGTTCCAAAACCATAAAGAAGCGAGTGCAACGAGCTAGAGAGCACCAGAGGAAGAGATTCTCCCGATGCAAAATCTCGTGTAATTCTCAGATGAAGCCACGACATCTTAAGGAATTCTGCCAGCTTTCAGATTCTGCATTTCATCTCCTGGAAAACGCCATCGATAAGTTGGGGCTTTCCGCTAGAGCTTACGACCGCGTTTTAAAGGTTGCCCGAACAATTGCTGACCTTGCCGAAAGGGAGAAAATAGAACTGGAACACATCGCGGAAGCCGTTCAATATAGAAGCCTTGATCGTAATTTCATGATGTAA
- a CDS encoding HD domain-containing protein: protein MQIWVQSCFSTKISGELTIKAARGLSEKAIQDTCLKLGEGIAGWVAKNDEPLLLLDISKDARFKDLKPREGICSGISVPLKVKDKVIGAGEAAISIYNAQLFDQLHKLFLETIKALVRAIEAKDLYIRGHSESVTRYALAIASKLGLSEKEIEILRTAALLHDIGKIGISEEISNKPSSLTEEEYKEVKNHPRLATQIIGSIPLLKEVIPIIFYHHEKYDGTGYLPPNCLCLS from the coding sequence GTGCAGATATGGGTTCAGTCATGCTTCTCGACGAAAATAAGTGGTGAATTAACCATCAAAGCTGCTCGAGGATTAAGTGAAAAAGCCATCCAAGACACCTGCTTAAAACTTGGAGAGGGAATAGCGGGTTGGGTGGCAAAGAACGACGAGCCTCTCCTTTTACTCGATATCTCCAAGGATGCTCGGTTTAAAGATTTGAAACCGAGAGAGGGAATTTGCTCCGGAATATCGGTTCCTCTAAAGGTAAAGGATAAGGTCATTGGGGCCGGCGAGGCTGCTATCTCCATTTATAATGCTCAATTATTCGATCAATTACACAAACTTTTCCTTGAAACCATTAAGGCTTTGGTAAGAGCAATCGAAGCAAAAGATCTTTACATCCGCGGTCACTCCGAGAGCGTAACCCGATACGCTCTGGCTATTGCCTCCAAGTTGGGACTTTCCGAAAAGGAAATAGAGATTTTGAGGACAGCTGCCCTGCTTCATGATATTGGAAAGATAGGCATCAGCGAGGAAATTTCGAACAAACCCTCGAGCTTGACCGAGGAGGAATACAAGGAAGTGAAGAATCATCCTCGATTGGCTACTCAAATAATTGGAAGTATTCCCTTGCTCAAAGAAGTCATTCCCATAATCTTCTATCACCATGAGAAATATGATGGAACTGGTTACTTACCCCCAAATTGTCTCTGCCTTTCTTGA
- the ligD gene encoding non-homologous end-joining DNA ligase: MIKQFLEIDGEKVEVSNLDKIFWAKEGILKAHLMKYYVDISPHLLPYLQDRPLTLQPYPDGINGPSFFMKNCPEHAPPWLETWLYLSEDGETINFCLANDLKSLVWLVNQACIEFHPWFSRVDKPDCPDFAIFDLDPFPPATFDDTIEIAHLIKRVLDEFELKSFIKTSGATGLHIYVPIGRKFTYEDTRNFAMRVSYIIHRVYPEKVCMEWDVEKRKGIRIDYTQNVKGKTLASPYSLRPLEGAPVSTPIAWEELKEGLNPKRFNIFTVLDRLKGLGDLFEPTLELKQDITEVLETFDKRHQAIMARKMKTKAIPITEELKPTFSVRFGPSGLPDRRNLEKSMGVLKERGYSACEIKFVKGFYLNEKQCKLLGELAKEVGIYLSVHAPYFAVLSREEPKKREQALNILQHTAHLAILMEAPIVVVHAGFLLGRDKARVSQIVKDNIAQLNLRLLERGYTVKIGIENTGKLGQFGQLGDLLGIMKMSKNTVPAVDLAHIHATTGGSLTSKENFKLIFKIIRDVLGEEFLHPLHVHFTDVSYGKHGEIEHIPYGQGELRLLPLLEVAREMGIDLIIISEAREAGSTLKMKEEINHFLQSIS; encoded by the coding sequence ATGATCAAACAGTTCCTCGAAATCGATGGGGAAAAAGTAGAGGTTTCCAACCTCGATAAAATTTTCTGGGCAAAAGAGGGAATCCTTAAAGCTCACTTGATGAAATACTACGTGGATATCTCCCCGCACTTGCTTCCCTACCTACAGGATCGTCCCTTAACGCTTCAGCCCTATCCCGACGGAATCAATGGACCTTCCTTCTTCATGAAGAACTGTCCCGAGCACGCCCCTCCCTGGCTTGAGACCTGGCTGTATCTTTCGGAGGACGGTGAGACCATAAATTTCTGCCTAGCCAATGATTTAAAGAGCCTTGTATGGCTGGTAAATCAGGCTTGTATAGAGTTTCATCCCTGGTTCTCGCGCGTCGATAAACCAGACTGCCCCGATTTTGCCATCTTCGATCTTGATCCTTTCCCGCCTGCAACCTTCGATGATACCATCGAGATAGCACATCTTATCAAACGAGTTCTGGACGAATTCGAACTCAAATCCTTCATAAAAACTTCGGGAGCCACCGGTCTCCACATCTATGTTCCCATCGGGAGGAAATTTACCTACGAGGATACCAGAAATTTCGCCATGAGAGTGAGTTACATCATTCATCGTGTCTATCCAGAAAAGGTTTGTATGGAGTGGGATGTGGAGAAAAGGAAGGGCATTCGCATAGATTATACTCAAAATGTTAAAGGAAAAACGCTTGCCTCTCCCTACAGCTTAAGACCATTGGAGGGAGCACCCGTGTCAACCCCCATTGCATGGGAGGAATTGAAAGAGGGCTTGAATCCAAAAAGATTTAACATCTTCACCGTCCTCGACAGGTTAAAGGGATTAGGTGATTTATTTGAGCCAACCTTAGAGTTAAAACAGGATATTACGGAGGTATTGGAAACTTTTGATAAGCGCCACCAAGCGATCATGGCTAGAAAGATGAAAACAAAAGCCATTCCTATAACTGAAGAGCTTAAACCGACATTTAGTGTAAGATTCGGTCCCTCAGGTTTACCCGACAGAAGAAATTTGGAAAAATCCATGGGCGTTCTGAAGGAAAGAGGATATAGCGCTTGCGAGATCAAGTTTGTCAAGGGGTTTTATCTCAACGAAAAACAATGCAAGCTACTGGGAGAGCTTGCCAAAGAGGTGGGAATATACCTTTCCGTTCACGCTCCTTATTTTGCGGTTCTAAGTCGAGAGGAACCTAAAAAGAGAGAACAAGCCTTAAATATACTCCAACACACAGCTCACCTCGCAATACTAATGGAAGCACCGATCGTGGTGGTACACGCCGGATTCCTCCTGGGCAGGGATAAAGCCAGAGTATCCCAAATTGTGAAGGATAACATAGCCCAGCTAAACCTGCGGCTTTTAGAAAGAGGTTACACGGTGAAGATCGGCATAGAAAATACCGGGAAACTTGGACAATTCGGTCAACTGGGAGATTTATTGGGAATAATGAAGATGAGTAAAAATACCGTACCCGCAGTTGATTTAGCCCATATCCATGCCACCACGGGTGGATCTCTGACCAGTAAAGAAAACTTCAAGCTGATATTTAAGATCATTAGAGACGTCTTGGGAGAGGAATTTCTCCACCCCTTACACGTTCACTTCACGGATGTTTCTTACGGTAAGCATGGAGAAATTGAACACATTCCCTATGGTCAAGGGGAATTGCGTCTCCTGCCTCTCCTCGAAGTGGCAAGGGAAATGGGAATTGATCTCATCATAATCTCAGAGGCTCGAGAGGCCGGTAGCACCCTGAAGATGAAAGAGGAAATCAACCACTTTTTACAGAGTATTTCTTAG